atataatacataatcaagttgaattaaataaatataataaatatatatatatatatatatatatatatatattatttatttaatggAATAAATAtctacattttttttttttttttattatatatgatataattataatattatttaagtttattcatatacatagaaaaataatatatatatatatatatatatatatattcataaattctatttatttcatatttatatttttatgattattaagtttttattgttttatataaaaaaaaataaaataagtttatatatatatatatatatataattttcatatatatgtatattatatgcacatatttttacttcaaaaaaaaaaaaaaaaaaacacaaTATTACTGTGTACACTGTTGTAGTctcaaaaataaaatatatattatatatgcataATGTATGTGcctttttatataatatgacaaaaagttttatttttatatttcaaatatatCTTCCAAAGAATATTGTTTCTTGTTTGtaaatgtatttatataattattatttttctttttaatttcgTCATTAATTTGATTGATCATAATTTTTCTcttatttaatttattatatatattatcttgtaatgatttattattttcatctaTAGAATTATTgtcatttatattattcgttactttgatatttttaattgttGAATCGTTTTGTTGATAGGTATGGTctttatttgtttttttattgaaGAGGGAGTTATAAGATAAGAGGCGTAATTCCTCATCCTCGTCATTAGAACTAATATaattactattattattattgtaattattgttgttatgattatattttttatcattcATTTGGCTCTCTTCagttttttctttatctttatctttacctttatttttacctttctttttcttttttcttttatgAATTAGTTTGTTTACAAGCTGTTCATTATACAAATTATTTAAGCACATATTAATTACATCAGGGTTGAATGTAATATCAGGAgatttttcttttatatcatGAAAATGTTGagataatttattttcatcatcattattattatcatcattattattatcaacattattattatcaacattattattatcatcattattattatcaacattattattatcaacattattattattattattattattattttgaccctgtgtattatttttatgaatatcattttttgaCATATCCACTTTCATGTTATTAATTGTTTTTACATTTTGTTTGATgatatcattatttttattatttccatCTTGTGTAATTGGATTGGATTGAGTACTTGATTGATTTGTTTTATTCCTTTcatgttttttttttaatttcatttttgttGTATCAAGATATGTATTCGATTGtgcatatatatgtgaatCATAAATAACATTATCAACAAAAGTTAGAAAAGAcaaagataatatattcaataatttattatcCACATCAATGGAAGAATTAGAATTGTTTTGATATCCATctgtaatatttttaatataattattaagaatattaatttcttcagttggattattattatttataatagacgtttcattatttatattatcattaatattattttttgaacttaacatatttttataaaaatttatagaAACATCTGAGTCTTCAATATTTTCACATAGTTCTTCCATAGTATCCAATGAACTATTTTCATCACTTATGTCTATAGATTTATCACttgtataaaatatatcaatattaatattatcactTCTTTTATCcttgttatttttttctttatctttatttacagatatattattatttaacTTATTAAgatttttttctatataattttttgaattactttcatttatattattggatgacatatctttttttttttttttttcttcatccttatcaataaaattaacataatttttaattgataaattgttatatatgttatttgaattattatttatatgtatatcaTATTCATCATTGTAGATAATATTTTCGGCATCTTCATTTAAGacgttttttttttctattatattatcatgACTATTCAATATAAGTttatcattcatattatccATATTAGAAATAAATGACTGATTggtatttatattttttatgtttatattacttttttctttttcctCATCTACAGATAGATTTAATTTATGatttccattttttatattgtcattattatttagTAGCTGTATACTTATTTCATCTTCTGTGTTTTTAATGTAGTTATCATTCGattcatcatatttatcatgatgattattattgtcattatttatatcattattatttatatcattattatttatattatcattatttatatcattattatttatattatcattatttatattatcattgtttacatcatttttatttatattattatcactatTCTCAAATGAACTCTTATTGTTTGTCAATTTgttatcttcatttttattaaaaaaaaatccATACATCTTATGATGGAatgttaaaaatattacattttgtttattttaaaaaaaaaaaaaaaaaaaaaaaaaaaaaaaaaaaaaaaaaaaaaaaaaaaaaaaaaaaaaaaaaaaaaaaaaaaaaaaaaaaaaaaaaaaaaaaaaaaaaaaaaaaaaaaaaaaaaaaaaaaaaaaaaaNNNNNNNNNNNNNNNNNNNNNNNNNNNNNNNNNNNNNNNNNNNNNNNNNNNNNNNNNNNNNNNNNNNNNNNNNNNNNNNNNNNNNNNNNNNNNNNNNNNNTATTCCAATgagaataatataaattatattttatacatttatattattatatatatataatatatatataatataatatattttattttattttattttttttttttaataagaaaaaattcgaaataaatattaaaattaaaaataagtaataaacttataaaaatatattatttcccaaagtaatattcatatgaaaaaaagaattcaattattatatataaaattatcaagaaaaaaatttataatttttttgtttttatgatagttgtatttttataaaaataaaatatacataaataaattattatgtatatataaaatagttataatatatgtatttattcattatatatatatatatatatatatatatatatatatatttttattataaacaaGTGTAAGgtttacaaaaaaaaaaaaaaaaaaaaaaagaggaAGAAAACAGGaattttaaagaatatgaaaaatatataatatatatatatatatataaatgtcatatatatttacatatatatgttggatattttttttttattttgaaataaatatctCAGAATtgtagaaaaaaaaaaaaaaaaaaattaaatatataaaaagtaaaaaaaataagataatatacataagtatgtacatatatatacatatatatatgtgtttgtttcattttatatttgcATGTTTatggaatatatatttccttCTTTCTTCTGAATATACCGAAGAAGCCAAATTTATGCATAAAAACTCTGTGAGATCGTTGTATACTATGTTTAACACTTATGAGCATGTGgcatatattaatatatatatgtcttAAATTGAATAAGGTTAGTAATGATCTCCATTTTTCTATTTTGTGTCCAAATTCATGGAATCCATATGCAAATTCTTCTAATGTCAATGTTGGTTGTTCTAATGATGGTTTTTCTACAGATATGAGTTTTTTTGGTTGTTGGCTTTTAACTGGTGTAATAAAATAGTTGTCATATGCTCTTCTGAATATTTTGTTTACTAATTCtgtattattaaatatgttATCATTATATGATTTCATAGCATCATGATCATGTGTATAACGatatacaatattattatatttttcagTTAAGAATTCGTGGAATAAAAGATCAAAGCATTTgatatttttacatttgAATGTTTCAAGAAATagattatataatttgtcTACACCTTCATCATCTAATAAATTAGAAAATTCTttgaaattattaaatattttgataaatTTAGATTTTTGTAGGTTTTCtcttttcatatttttaataacatTTTTCATGTAGAAATAATATCCTTGGTTAACAACATcaagtatatatttaagtTCTTTTTTGGTTAATCTCTTTAATGGTggatatataatatattgattAAATAATTGGAATTCtacaattttatataaagatacAATATCTGTTTTTGGTCCAGCATATCCGTTTTCAATATCAgattttaatttttgtattGTTTCATTCATGTCAAGTATCattttatgtataaatggatttatatttttaatcATTTTAAGTGAGtgtttctttttcataGATTGGATAcctttttttaatattgtATCTGGACTAACCATGgaaaatttatttaatgatattaatGCATGTACTACTTTTACAACTAAATGGAAATTTCTGAAGATATCTTTTTTAggtacatatatattatatggTCTATTGAAATGTCCATAGTGTTCTTTATAAgcttctttatttttttcttttatcaTATTAGAACTAAATGGCATAGGATTATTTTCTCTTCTTTGAAGGAAACTCATTTCTTctgtattattatttaacattttgttttcctcatcatctttattttcttcatccATATTACTGTTCTCATCATAATTAACATTATCTTCAATATTTTCAGAACTTTCTACATGTACATCCTTTTGGTCATATTGTTCATTAACTTTAGGCATTTGTATAAATGATGGAGAGGGCATTTTATTTCCAGTGCTTTCTGTATTTTCATCTGATggtttatatatatattcagatgtgtattcattattttctgAATATGTTGTATTTTTAGATACATCATCTTTtctattattttcatcttgtgctatattcatattatatttcattgCTGGagtttgttttttatttagaTTATTTGATATGTTTGATGTCTTTTCAGCGTCAGTTTCTGAATCATCTGTATCGGTTGAAGACAAATCAGCAGTTGTACTTTGATCGTCATCTGATTTATCTTTAAAATCAAAGATATCTTcagataatatattttcaacaattttaatatcattttcttcttcttctttcAATTTTTCTTCAGGAGTTTTATGTACTAAATCCTCATCTTTAATTAAACCTGTTTTACTACTTATGGTTACATTTGGTTTTCCTGGATTAAGGACTAAccaataatataaattgGATGGATATTGAATAAATGAGCATTTGACTTTTTCGAAATATTCACTAATTAATGATCTTCCTACTAATTCGAATTGATCTAAaacattttctttaaaaagTGGTGGAGTAGTTGatctattattataagtTACATGCATACCATCATTTACACGTCTAACTGAAAATCCTTGATATGGAATAGAGGGTATTTTAGTACCAATTAAGAATTTTtctaaatataaataattttgaatAGATTCACTTAAATCATTGATTTCACTAAATGTCATATTTTTACTTAATGACAAACTACCGTCAAGGAAAACATTTGATCcatatgttttattatcttcatttttttttttatttaaattataatatacatttaaatTTCTGACATCtaaattatcataaaataatCCCATATATAAGTAATCTTTATAGAATGATGATACATTTTGTAAGTTTTCTATATCTTGATATGATTTTAATTTATCTAAATCATTTAAGAAGAATCTATATGTTTTAACACTATCTATAGAATAACATTGTGTTTGGAAATTATATGGATCTAATGGATATTTTTCAATATCAAATTTCTCTTTAATCTTAACCatgaattttttaaaatgttcAAATTCTATAATtgaatttaatataaattctAGATAATTTCtattacataaataaatagaagaattatttattgaATATGTTAAATCACCAGTTACTGCATAAAATTTAACAAAGTAATATAAGTTTCTTAAGAATAAGAAGTTAGTAAATTTCATATCTGTTAAAAGTTTAATAAAACCTGTTAATTGTTTTAGATATTGTTCAATATTAGGATTGAATTTTATATcatgtaatatatattcatttttattatatgcaTGTCTATCAAAATCTTTATCATCCTTTTTAACATGATGTATATCAacattatatttctttttaagGATTAATTCAATAAATCTAAATATtcttaataataatttttcattgTTTCCTGTTGTTTGTGGGGCCAAATTGAAACTGTTGACAACACTTCTAACAGATTGTTTACTGGTTGTATATCTTAAAAgtgaatatttaaatttataaaagaCATTTGAAAATGTTAAAATATCTTcaaatttaatataacaatatgGATAAAATTCGTTAATTGATTCAGCATATTCCATAATTTCAAAGAATCTAGTATatcttaatatatttaaaaatcGACCACCTTTAACTCTTTTACCTAAACCTAATaacattttctttttagCATTTCCATAAAATCTTCTTACTTTGCttatttttaagaataaatatttaaatggtgtatcataatatctttttctttcatCTAATTGTTTTTGTAACGTTAAATATGTTGTCCAAGAATATCTATTAGTTCTTTTTTCAATTCTTAATAATGCAACAATAATAAGAAGATGTTTCAATGCATCATTTgaattttcatatttatatatttcatcGAATGTGATATGTTCTTTTTTCAAAAACAAATGTGTACCACAAAGTATATTGATTAAATCTTTTAATTTGATTGGTGCAAATCTAGTTTTCTCTGGTTgtattaaattaatattttttaaatatcTACTTAAAACTGATTTTCCAGTAATTTTACTAACAACATCTTCTAGACCATGAAGATTTTTTTCCATAAAAGgttcataattataatataataaataataacattgGTGTGGTAAATGTGGGAACATTTCATGATTTGGTATTTccttatatttatacattaAATATTGTATGATTTTTTCTCTTTCTTGTGGTTTTGCTTGTAATTCTAattgtaaatattttgtatttctTACAACTTCATCTTCCATTGTTAATTGTATAtctttaaatttaattCTATTTTcaacttttttttttaattcagCATTTTCTACTTCGTCTTTACCTTCACTTTGACTAGCTTCTTGAGCTTTTTGATGTTCACTATTCACAAGTGcatcatattttttttttctaatattaAGAGTATATGTTTCATAATGGTGTGAATATTTATCTAGATGGTAATATGATTCAATTAATTTCTGTtgatataatttataaGTTTCTTTTAGTGGAATATCGaatttttcaatatttttgtaaAGAGCATATAACGTGGACATAACTAAAATGATTATAGCTTCTTCTGAGTTGAAgaaattaattttatttaaagaatttTCTAAGAACGTTCTGAACATTCTTCCGAAGGAGCCTTTACTAAATTGAAATCTGTATTTTCTTATGTTTTTCaagaaataattttgacttttttcttttccGTAAGAACTCTTATCCATAAACATTTTGTGAACTTCATAAAATTCGGTTGGAGCCATATTACTCAAAGCTCTTTTCCATGAGCTACCTTGGTGATAGGTTTGTTTCACAGCACCAATGAAAGAAGAGAActatgataaaaaaaaataagtaaaaatatataaatatataattaaacgtgtaaacatatatatatatatatatatatatatatatattaatatgtgagagaataaaattatatattaatttgtatatatatatatatatatatatataatatattaatgaatatatttattttatatcaaaaatGTATCTTACTATGAAGGCACTAAATCTATCAATTCCAGAAGACCATAAGATGTTATATATTGCATCAACAACTAAGGTATCATCATCTTCCTTATAACACATATGACATACACTTAATTTTCCATCGTATGTATTTTTAGTTGATCCAACAGTTAAAGAACcaatatgattattttgAGGTTCAAAAACAAGTTGTGCTGTTTGATAACTTAGAGGATTTTTAAATTGGTAACTACCTATAACACGCATAAAATCTTCTTTTCTATTTAGATGATCaaatttaaatgaatattggagtccattttta
This region of Plasmodium gaboni strain SY75 chromosome 12, whole genome shotgun sequence genomic DNA includes:
- a CDS encoding hypothetical protein (conserved Plasmodium protein, unknown function), which translates into the protein MYGFFFNKNEDNKLTNNKSSFENSDNNINKNDVNNDNINNDNINNNDINNDNINNNDINNNDINNDNNNHHDKYDESNDNYIKNTEDEISIQLLNNNDNIKNGNHKLNLSVDEEKEKSNINIKNINTNQSFISNMDNMNDKLILNSHDNIIEKKNVLNEDAENIIYNDEYDIHINNNSNNIYNNLSIKNYVNFIDKDEEKKKKKDMSSNNINESNSKNYIEKNLNKLNNNISVNKDKEKNNKDKRSDNINIDIFYTSDKSIDISDENSSLDTMEELCENIEDSDVSINFYKNMLSSKNNINDNINNETSIINNNNPTEEINILNNYIKNITDGYQNNSNSSIDVDNKLLNILSLSFLTFVDNVIYDSHIYAQSNTYLDTTKMKLKKKHERNKTNQSSTQSNPITQDGNNKNNDIIKQNVKTINNMKVDMSKNDIHKNNTQGQNNNNNNNNNVDNNNVDNNNDDNNNVDNNNVDNNNDDNNNDDENKLSQHFHDIKEKSPDITFNPDVINMCLNNLYNEQLVNKLIHKRKKKKKGKNKGKDKDKEKTEESQMNDKKYNHNNNNYNNNNSNYISSNDEDEELRLLSYNSLFNKKTNKDHTYQQNDSTIKNIKVTNNINDNNSIDENNKSLQDNIYNKLNKRKIMINQINDEIKKKNNNYINTFTNKKQYSLEDIFEI
- a CDS encoding rhoptry neck protein 3, with translation MNKYWLYITYVYVLLNILSKCNKIENNNDKVKNLTLYNNDIGQYFKKKDIQCKHNIEINQDSNHNEYSFLSLKASSIFNQYYVAKLINTLLYRGFHLNVYFHKNVAMYESFTRTNFFFYLTILNKKNVKKIVKLISKAERSSNKRKYDVFKKYLMYDFDCPNFEIDDTVKNEMNQAILVYKKAKSDSYWSVMDALKKDGLLLARTFLSVSFVQSLRGIIGLINHKLIDLCFTNAYVFNHIASFDKLIMNNIFGVIMSYVFKSLLLFFYPLIIPFRGAFAFAISAFCITQLGKIVFAIYKNLRQLYRISYRKIYNVVLKVKLRNEPELKNYAMKLLYGDALIMITKIWKLSYINISDHLNGKNVYPILNNLFEKNLGTGFFDFSHSLFQYVMNYLEEINLLNAKSVDVEKELVLNRHNFKLLLKLLKITKKSLLYEESYMKISVANLLTKFYTMILVNIEHISKLNPKEHFYNDLDNEFRHIYQDQMFELFIQKISSDIVRKPFIKKNIGRIDKGSIELTLALIKVKLLHYKPTLNNPYSSLYFDENLKKQLNYAFKLIIIGSTSIIASLANYGERYGVLKQCPLEIVKNLNQQCEYVSFEIKKLIFPINIFVNLLIPLFLPYDDVLIDKNIIDHIRKFFNVIIDKDDSYLQKYMKTTINTIRKSKDLDINNVNYEEEMEKIVVEEAHKAIDEINKERRASFKFQDFAVKEDSVVLYNKNGLQYSFKFDHLNRKEDFMRVIGSYQFKNPLSYQTAQLVFEPQNNHIGSLTVGSTKNTYDGKLSVCHMCYKEDDDTLVVDAIYNILWSSGIDRFSAFIFSSFIGAVKQTYHQGSSWKRALSNMAPTEFYEVHKMFMDKSSYGKEKSQNYFLKNIRKYRFQFSKGSFGRMFRTFLENSLNKINFFNSEEAIIILVMSTLYALYKNIEKFDIPLKETYKLYQQKLIESYYHLDKYSHHYETYTLNIRKKKYDALVNSEHQKAQEASQSEGKDEVENAELKKKVENRIKFKDIQLTMEDEVVRNTKYLQLELQAKPQEREKIIQYLMYKYKEIPNHEMFPHLPHQCYYLLYYNYEPFMEKNLHGLEDVVSKITGKSVLSRYLKNINLIQPEKTRFAPIKLKDLINILCGTHLFLKKEHITFDEIYKYENSNDALKHLLIIVALLRIEKRTNRYSWTTYLTLQKQLDERKRYYDTPFKYLFLKISKVRRFYGNAKKKMLLGLGKRVKGGRFLNILRYTRFFEIMEYAESINEFYPYCYIKFEDILTFSNVFYKFKYSLLRYTTSKQSVRSVVNSFNLAPQTTGNNEKLLLRIFRFIELILKKKYNVDIHHVKKDDKDFDRHAYNKNEYILHDIKFNPNIEQYLKQLTGFIKLLTDMKFTNFLFLRNLYYFVKFYAVTGDLTYSINNSSIYLCNRNYLEFILNSIIEFEHFKKFMVKIKEKFDIEKYPLDPYNFQTQCYSIDSVKTYRFFLNDLDKLKSYQDIENLQNVSSFYKDYLYMGLFYDNLDVRNLNVYYNLNKKKNEDNKTYGSNVFLDGSLSLSKNMTFSEINDLSESIQNYLYLEKFLIGTKIPSIPYQGFSVRRVNDGMHVTYNNRSTTPPLFKENVLDQFELVGRSLISEYFEKVKCSFIQYPSNLYYWLVLNPGKPNVTISSKTGLIKDEDLVHKTPEEKLKEEEENDIKIVENILSEDIFDFKDKSDDDQSTTADLSSTDTDDSETDAEKTSNISNNLNKKQTPAMKYNMNIAQDENNRKDDVSKNTTYSENNEYTSEYIYKPSDENTESTGNKMPSPSFIQMPKVNEQYDQKDVHVESSENIEDNVNYDENSNMDEENKDDEENKMLNNNTEEMSFLQRRENNPMPFSSNMIKEKNKEAYKEHYGHFNRPYNIYVPKKDIFRNFHLVVKVVHALISLNKFSMVSPDTILKKGIQSMKKKHSLKMIKNINPFIHKMILDMNETIQKLKSDIENGYAGPKTDIVSLYKIVEFQLFNQYIIYPPLKRLTKKELKYILDVVNQGYYFYMKNVIKNMKRENLQKSKFIKIFNNFKEFSNLLDDEGVDKLYNLFLETFKCKNIKCFDLLFHEFLTEKYNNIVYRYTHDHDAMKSYNDNIFNNTELVNKIFRRAYDNYFITPVKSQQPKKLISVEKPSLEQPTLTLEEFAYGFHEFGHKIEKWRSLLTLFNLRHIYINICHMLISVKHSIQRSHRVFMHKFGFFGIFRRKKEIYIP